The Salinirubellus salinus genome segment GGGTCCATCGTCCGACTCCCCTGGAGGTGGAGGTGAGCGTCTATCAGCCCCGGGAGCACCGTCTCGCCGGAGTGGTCGACCCGGTCGCCCACCTCCGGCACGTCCTCCTGTGTCCCCACCGTCTCGACGCGGTCGGCCGTGACGAGGACCCGTGCGTCCTCGATGGTCTCGCCGTCGCCCGTCAGGAGCGTCCCGCAGTCGACGTGGTAGGTCGTCTCGTCGGTCATACCCGCGAGGTCGGGTGGGGCGCTGTTAAGTCGTTGGGCGGCCCCGCCGTCGCGGGAAACCACTTAAGCGACCTCCGTACGACGGCCGGGTATGTCACTCCGACTCGACGGACAGACCGTGTTCGTCACCGGTGCGGCCTCCGGACTCGGCCGACAGATCACCACCCGCGCGGCGGGCGAGGGCGCGTTCGTCGTCGCCACCGACGTGGACGACGACGGCGGCGAGCAGACCGTCGCCGAGGCCGAGGACGCCGCCGCGGGGGCCGGTGGCGCGACCTACTACCACCTCGACGTCACCGAGGCCGACGCGTTCCACGACCTCGTGGACGCCGTCGCCGAGGAGCGTGGCCTCGACGGCATCGTCAACAACGCCGGCATCGGCCACCCGCCGAACCTCGCCGAGGACGTCTCGCAGAGCACGCTCGACTACATCATCGACGTGAACGTCCGCGGCGTCTGGAACGGCTGTCAGGCCGCGCTCCCGCACCTGAAGGCGAACGACGACGGCGGGGCCATCGTCAACGTCGCGTCGCTCGCCGCCGTCCTCGGGATGCCCCAGCAGTCGGCCTACTCGCTGACGAAGGGCGCGGTGCTCAACTACACCCGTGCCGTCGCCGCCGAAGCGGGTCGGGACGGCGTGCGCGCCAACGCCGTCTGTCCGGGCGTCGTGGACACGCCGCTCGGCTCGCAGGTGTTCGCCGGGATGGCCGACGACCCGGAGGAGGGCCGCGAGAAACTCGCCAGACAGTACCCGCTCGGCCGACTGGGCGAACCCGACGACGTGGCCGCCCCGACCTGCTTCCTCCTCTCCGACGAGGCCGCGTGGATAACGGGCCACGGCCTCGTCATCGACGGCGGCTTCTCCTCCGCGTAGTCCCCGCACGTCGCCGCGACCCTCGCGACTTTCATCTCTCGTGACATATGGTGGCGTATGTCCGACGACGGGACGGACCTCGACCGCTTCGTCGAGCCCTCCGAGACGGTCATCCGCGCCATCGAGATCCTCGCCGCCTACCTGCTGGTGGGCCTGTTCGGCATCGGCGTCCTCGACCTGCTCATCTCCATCTTCGAACTCGTGCGGACGGGCGTCATCTTCGACCCCGACGAGGGGATCGACGCTATCCTCACGGTCATCGACAAGGCGCTGTTGCTGTTCATCATCGTCGAGCTCTACCAGACCGTCGTCGCCTACTCGCGCGAGGAGAGCGTCACCCGCATCGTCATCGTCGCGGGCCTCATCGCCGTCGCACGGAAGATAATCAGTTTCCGACCGGGTGACTTCGAGACGCTGGAGGCACTGTTCGTCAACGCCGCCGCCTTCTCGCTGCTGTTGCTGGTGCTCGTCGTCGCCTACTACGTCGTCCAGAAGACCGAGACGGAGGCCGTCTAGTCGGAACGGCGGAGCAGCAGCGCCGCCGCGAGCATCGCCAGCACGCCCATCAGCGGCGTGAAACCGGGCAGCGAGACGGCGGTGGTCGTCGTCGGTGGTTCCTCGGTTGGCGTCCCGCTGGCCGTCGGCGTGGCGGAGGCCGTCGGTGTGGCGGTGGCCGTCACCGTCGCGGTGGGGGTCGGGGTGTCGTCGCCGACCTCGACACCGACGACGGTCACGCCCGCCGCCTCTCTGTCCCCGTCGACGGCCCCGAGGGTCTGGTTCCCCGCGCTGTCGATGGTGACCCGGACCTCACCGGCGCCGTCGGTCGTCCCGACCACGTCGCCGTCGATGGTCACGTCGGCCCCGCGGACGGGTTCGCCGTAGGCGTTCGTCACGCTCACGACGGTCGACTCGCCGACCACGACCCGCTCGTTCGTCGGCTCGACGGTGATGCGGTCGACACGCTGGGTCGTCAGTTGGATGGTCCTCGGGGACTCACCGACGCTGACGATAGCGAGCTCTCGCTCGTAGCCGTCTTTCGTCACCGTCACCTGCTGCTGGGTGTTCACGCCGAGGATGAAGCCGACCCGGCCGTCGGCGGTGGTGTTCGAGGTCCCCACGTTGGCGATGCGGACGGTCGCCTGGTTGATGGGGCGTGGGTCCTCGAAGTGGTCGTCGAGCACTCGGAACGTCATCTGCACGCTGTCGGAGCGCATGTCGACGCTCTGCATGACGCTCCCCGAGGTCACCCGGAGTCGCGTCTCGTTGATGAGGTAGCCCGGTTTGACCGTCCGGAGTGTGTAGGTCCGCTGCTCGACGCTCCGGGTGGTGTACACGCCGTTGCTGTTGGTCCGACCGCGGTCGACGACCTGCCCGTCGGCGACCAGTTCGACCGTCACGTTCGCCAGCCGGCCGTCCTGGTCGGAGGCGGTGACGGTCGCCTGTCCCTGTCGGGCCACCTCG includes the following:
- a CDS encoding PGF-CTERM sorting domain-containing protein, translated to MRRLPVLTFVVLLTLASGFAPFAAAGTTTQQEQVTLTVSVVNQDGDGVGGVTIEASWSGGTTSADTASNGRAFVDVPEGADVELTVSDDRYVRNVPVQVEDASNEEVTIEVARQGQATVTASDQDGRLANVTVELVADGQVVDRGRTNSNGVYTTRSVEQRTYTLRTVKPGYLINETRLRVTSGSVMQSVDMRSDSVQMTFRVLDDHFEDPRPINQATVRIANVGTSNTTADGRVGFILGVNTQQQVTVTKDGYERELAIVSVGESPRTIQLTTQRVDRITVEPTNERVVVGESTVVSVTNAYGEPVRGADVTIDGDVVGTTDGAGEVRVTIDSAGNQTLGAVDGDREAAGVTVVGVEVGDDTPTPTATVTATATPTASATPTASGTPTEEPPTTTTAVSLPGFTPLMGVLAMLAAALLLRRSD
- a CDS encoding phosphate-starvation-inducible PsiE family protein, producing the protein MSDDGTDLDRFVEPSETVIRAIEILAAYLLVGLFGIGVLDLLISIFELVRTGVIFDPDEGIDAILTVIDKALLLFIIVELYQTVVAYSREESVTRIVIVAGLIAVARKIISFRPGDFETLEALFVNAAAFSLLLLVLVVAYYVVQKTETEAV
- a CDS encoding SDR family NAD(P)-dependent oxidoreductase produces the protein MSLRLDGQTVFVTGAASGLGRQITTRAAGEGAFVVATDVDDDGGEQTVAEAEDAAAGAGGATYYHLDVTEADAFHDLVDAVAEERGLDGIVNNAGIGHPPNLAEDVSQSTLDYIIDVNVRGVWNGCQAALPHLKANDDGGAIVNVASLAAVLGMPQQSAYSLTKGAVLNYTRAVAAEAGRDGVRANAVCPGVVDTPLGSQVFAGMADDPEEGREKLARQYPLGRLGEPDDVAAPTCFLLSDEAAWITGHGLVIDGGFSSA